In one Dunckerocampus dactyliophorus isolate RoL2022-P2 chromosome 9, RoL_Ddac_1.1, whole genome shotgun sequence genomic region, the following are encoded:
- the LOC129187812 gene encoding histamine N-methyltransferase-like isoform X2: protein MASPLRSLVYDDSSIGDGKSHLNVIGVGSGDGHIDLEMFSELRLKHPGVTVDYQVVEPSSQQLHSYKVLLAQKSDLDYITFNWNKMTSAEFEDQWKSKQTPKKADFIHMIQMLYYVKDVEATIRFFQSLLDKHGKLLIILVSGESGWGKLWKTFRTQLCMCEISQCVTTADVKSFLDSEKLKYKSYALPSQMDITECFTEGDEKGELLLDFLTETDHFSRTASPQLKADVLKLLRDPACSLESNGRVIFNNTLEVIIVDATT, encoded by the exons ATGGCATCTCCACTGAGGAGTCTGGTGTATGATGATAGCAG CATCGGAGATGGGAAGTCCCATCTTAATGTCATCGGCGTTGGGAGCGGCGATG GTCACATTGACCTTGAGATGTTCTCTGAGTTGCGTCTGAAGCACCCGGGGGTGACGGTGGACTATCAGGTGGTGGAACCGAGCAGCCAGCAGCTTCATAGCTACAAAG TTTTGCTAGCACAGAAGTCCGATTTGGATTACATCACGTTTAACTGGAACAAGATGACATCCGCTGAGTTTGAGGACCAGTGGAAGTCAAAGCAGACGCCAAAGAAGGCCGACTTCATTCACATGATCCAG ATGCTCTACTACGTCAAGGACGTGGAGGCGACCATCAGATTCTTCCAGAGTCTCCTTGACAAGCACGGGAAGCTTCTCATCATCCTGGTGTCTG GTGAAAGCGGCTGGGGGAAACTGTGGAAAACGTTCCGTACTCAGTTGTGTATGTGCGAAATAAGCCAGTGTGTGACCACTGCAGACGTCAAAAGCTTCCTGGACTCGGAAAAATTGAAGTACAAGAGCTACGCGCTGCCTTCTCAAATGGATATCACAGAGTGTTTCACAGAGGGAGATGAGAAGGGAGAGCTGCTGCTTGATTTCCTCACGGAAACGGATCACTTCAGTCGCACGGCGTCACCGCAACTCAAggctgatgtgttgaagctcctGCGAGACCCTGCTTGCTCACTGGAGTCCAATGGGAGAGTTATCTTCAATAACACCCTGGAGGTTATAATTGTTGATGCAACCACATAg
- the LOC129187812 gene encoding histamine N-methyltransferase-like isoform X1, translating into MASPLRSLVYDDSRYQKAFHLFLECSSEHQCMQDFIHKILPEILAGIGDGKSHLNVIGVGSGDGHIDLEMFSELRLKHPGVTVDYQVVEPSSQQLHSYKVLLAQKSDLDYITFNWNKMTSAEFEDQWKSKQTPKKADFIHMIQMLYYVKDVEATIRFFQSLLDKHGKLLIILVSGESGWGKLWKTFRTQLCMCEISQCVTTADVKSFLDSEKLKYKSYALPSQMDITECFTEGDEKGELLLDFLTETDHFSRTASPQLKADVLKLLRDPACSLESNGRVIFNNTLEVIIVDATT; encoded by the exons ATGGCATCTCCACTGAGGAGTCTGGTGTATGATGATAGCAGGTACCAGAAGGCCTTCCATCTTTTTCTGGAATGCTCCTCGGAACATCAGTGTATGCAGGATTTCATCCACAAAATCCTGCCAGAAATATTGGCCGG CATCGGAGATGGGAAGTCCCATCTTAATGTCATCGGCGTTGGGAGCGGCGATG GTCACATTGACCTTGAGATGTTCTCTGAGTTGCGTCTGAAGCACCCGGGGGTGACGGTGGACTATCAGGTGGTGGAACCGAGCAGCCAGCAGCTTCATAGCTACAAAG TTTTGCTAGCACAGAAGTCCGATTTGGATTACATCACGTTTAACTGGAACAAGATGACATCCGCTGAGTTTGAGGACCAGTGGAAGTCAAAGCAGACGCCAAAGAAGGCCGACTTCATTCACATGATCCAG ATGCTCTACTACGTCAAGGACGTGGAGGCGACCATCAGATTCTTCCAGAGTCTCCTTGACAAGCACGGGAAGCTTCTCATCATCCTGGTGTCTG GTGAAAGCGGCTGGGGGAAACTGTGGAAAACGTTCCGTACTCAGTTGTGTATGTGCGAAATAAGCCAGTGTGTGACCACTGCAGACGTCAAAAGCTTCCTGGACTCGGAAAAATTGAAGTACAAGAGCTACGCGCTGCCTTCTCAAATGGATATCACAGAGTGTTTCACAGAGGGAGATGAGAAGGGAGAGCTGCTGCTTGATTTCCTCACGGAAACGGATCACTTCAGTCGCACGGCGTCACCGCAACTCAAggctgatgtgttgaagctcctGCGAGACCCTGCTTGCTCACTGGAGTCCAATGGGAGAGTTATCTTCAATAACACCCTGGAGGTTATAATTGTTGATGCAACCACATAg
- the LOC129187812 gene encoding histamine N-methyltransferase-like isoform X3, protein MASPLRSLVYDDSRYQKAFHLFLECSSEHQCMQDFIHKILPEILAGIGDGKSHLNVIGVGSGDVLLAQKSDLDYITFNWNKMTSAEFEDQWKSKQTPKKADFIHMIQMLYYVKDVEATIRFFQSLLDKHGKLLIILVSGESGWGKLWKTFRTQLCMCEISQCVTTADVKSFLDSEKLKYKSYALPSQMDITECFTEGDEKGELLLDFLTETDHFSRTASPQLKADVLKLLRDPACSLESNGRVIFNNTLEVIIVDATT, encoded by the exons ATGGCATCTCCACTGAGGAGTCTGGTGTATGATGATAGCAGGTACCAGAAGGCCTTCCATCTTTTTCTGGAATGCTCCTCGGAACATCAGTGTATGCAGGATTTCATCCACAAAATCCTGCCAGAAATATTGGCCGG CATCGGAGATGGGAAGTCCCATCTTAATGTCATCGGCGTTGGGAGCGGCGATG TTTTGCTAGCACAGAAGTCCGATTTGGATTACATCACGTTTAACTGGAACAAGATGACATCCGCTGAGTTTGAGGACCAGTGGAAGTCAAAGCAGACGCCAAAGAAGGCCGACTTCATTCACATGATCCAG ATGCTCTACTACGTCAAGGACGTGGAGGCGACCATCAGATTCTTCCAGAGTCTCCTTGACAAGCACGGGAAGCTTCTCATCATCCTGGTGTCTG GTGAAAGCGGCTGGGGGAAACTGTGGAAAACGTTCCGTACTCAGTTGTGTATGTGCGAAATAAGCCAGTGTGTGACCACTGCAGACGTCAAAAGCTTCCTGGACTCGGAAAAATTGAAGTACAAGAGCTACGCGCTGCCTTCTCAAATGGATATCACAGAGTGTTTCACAGAGGGAGATGAGAAGGGAGAGCTGCTGCTTGATTTCCTCACGGAAACGGATCACTTCAGTCGCACGGCGTCACCGCAACTCAAggctgatgtgttgaagctcctGCGAGACCCTGCTTGCTCACTGGAGTCCAATGGGAGAGTTATCTTCAATAACACCCTGGAGGTTATAATTGTTGATGCAACCACATAg